In one Methanobrevibacter arboriphilus genomic region, the following are encoded:
- a CDS encoding TIGR04083 family peptide-modifying radical SAM enzyme, which translates to MTFHVMIIPTLDCPSNCEYCWGSKKGSGMMEIEIIEQIVNWLDGFRDDYVHFTFHGGEPLLVGYDFYKKALPMLKNATTHKEAGFSLQSNLWLIDEKLAKLFAEYNVAISTSIDGPLEINDHQRGKGYFDKTMKGYKIATDNGVRVSFICTFTSYSKDYEKKVYNFFLENGYNIKLHAALPSMRGDNADPWALSQEDHGKLLISLLDRYLNDLDKIEIKDFDHICKSSFMRRGTLCTFADCMGDTLAIGHDGSIYPCYRFNGMEEWVMGNVSDNPNMEDLTKSKAWKKLEEFKSFVDEDCAECTYIKFCRGGCPYNGIVATGTAKSVDPQCTAYKMIFKEVSDRANKDFLKSSMPPLMGNSEQTQNKNKNQRNKYSVMDLMLKR; encoded by the coding sequence ATGACTTTCCATGTAATGATTATACCAACTCTTGATTGTCCATCAAACTGTGAATACTGTTGGGGATCTAAAAAAGGCTCTGGAATGATGGAAATTGAGATAATAGAGCAGATTGTAAATTGGTTGGATGGTTTTAGAGATGATTACGTCCATTTTACATTCCATGGAGGAGAACCATTACTTGTAGGTTATGATTTTTACAAAAAAGCTTTACCAATGCTCAAAAATGCTACAACTCATAAAGAAGCTGGTTTTTCACTTCAAAGTAACCTATGGTTAATAGACGAAAAATTAGCTAAACTATTTGCTGAATACAATGTAGCTATTAGTACTAGTATTGATGGACCCCTAGAAATTAATGACCATCAACGTGGAAAAGGATATTTTGATAAAACTATGAAAGGATATAAAATAGCTACTGACAATGGAGTCAGAGTAAGCTTTATATGTACATTTACCTCATATTCTAAAGATTATGAAAAAAAAGTTTATAATTTCTTTTTAGAAAATGGTTATAATATCAAACTCCACGCAGCATTACCATCAATGAGAGGAGATAATGCAGATCCTTGGGCATTATCACAAGAAGACCATGGAAAATTATTAATCAGCCTTCTTGATAGATACTTAAATGACCTTGATAAGATTGAAATAAAAGACTTTGACCATATATGTAAAAGCTCATTTATGCGAAGAGGAACTCTCTGTACATTTGCAGACTGTATGGGAGATACTTTAGCTATTGGGCATGATGGAAGCATTTATCCATGCTATCGTTTTAATGGTATGGAAGAATGGGTAATGGGAAATGTTTCAGATAATCCTAATATGGAAGATTTAACCAAAAGCAAAGCTTGGAAAAAACTTGAAGAATTTAAAAGCTTTGTAGATGAAGATTGTGCAGAATGTACATATATAAAGTTTTGTAGAGGAGGTTGTCCGTATAATGGAATTGTAGCTACTGGAACAGCTAAATCAGTAGACCCTCAATGTACAGCATATAAAATGATATTTAAAGAAGTAAGTGATAGAGCTAACAAAGACTTCTTAAAATCATCTATGCCCCCACTAATGGGAAACTCTGAACAAACCCAAAATAAAAACAAAAATCAAAGAAATAAGTATAGTGTTATGGATCTTATGTTAAAAAGATAA
- a CDS encoding TIGR04165 family Cys-rich peptide, whose protein sequence is MKLEQLLAECPKCGSKDKTVERKFLDEHKAHAEMKCIVCDKCGYVFETKEDEKE, encoded by the coding sequence ATGAAATTAGAACAATTATTAGCAGAATGTCCAAAATGTGGTTCAAAAGACAAAACCGTTGAAAGAAAGTTTTTAGATGAACATAAAGCTCATGCAGAAATGAAATGTATAGTCTGTGATAAATGTGGATATGTCTTTGAAACAAAAGAAGACGAAAAAGAATAA
- a CDS encoding MFS transporter: MSSRLKESNYIEFEKKIQDNSSKGNLSKNKYVIIITALSYFLCGFSVSVISVALPTMALNFAVSAVAQNWIAMVFFLSIAIFSLPFGKISAKFGLKKTFYIGLILLIIGSFGVSISNSSDILIVFRALQGLSVAILNVSTLAIVTESLPLNERGKGIGIITSIAYVGLIAANVIGGFLTNNFGWRSVFLFVIPFLILTILITYFKVPNEWVLMKDDKFDYVGALIFGLAISLLTYGFTIMHTLQGVGLLILSILLFLIFGKWQLNIKFPLFPVKILKNKKFTYSSIAALLCSFSTFVVIYIVDYHLQYINNVDPQTTGLILMLAPISMAISTFFAGRFSDRFNPQFIASFGLGIVFIALIILTLLNETTPLSVVILTIILEGIGYGIFISPNTNIVVSSLPDKLASIASATVSTTRVIGETLSLGILTVIFAVIMGSLQIIPKYYPLLIESSQIVSILLAFGCLIGIIFSLIGVKEFKVLKI; the protein is encoded by the coding sequence ATGAGTTCAAGATTGAAAGAATCAAATTATATAGAATTTGAGAAAAAAATTCAAGATAATTCGTCTAAAGGTAATCTGTCTAAGAATAAGTATGTTATAATCATAACCGCACTCTCTTATTTTTTGTGTGGTTTTTCAGTATCAGTAATATCAGTTGCATTACCAACTATGGCTTTAAACTTTGCAGTTAGTGCTGTAGCTCAAAATTGGATAGCTATGGTATTTTTCCTATCTATAGCTATTTTTTCACTACCTTTTGGAAAAATATCAGCAAAATTTGGATTAAAAAAGACTTTCTATATAGGATTAATACTTCTTATAATAGGGTCTTTTGGAGTTTCTATTTCAAATTCTTCCGATATTTTAATAGTTTTTAGAGCTTTACAAGGTTTAAGCGTTGCAATTTTGAATGTTTCAACCTTAGCTATTGTAACTGAATCTTTACCATTAAATGAAAGAGGTAAAGGAATTGGAATCATTACTTCTATTGCATATGTTGGACTTATTGCAGCTAATGTTATTGGTGGATTTTTAACCAATAATTTTGGGTGGAGAAGTGTTTTTTTATTTGTTATACCATTTTTAATATTAACTATTTTAATTACTTACTTTAAAGTTCCAAATGAATGGGTTTTAATGAAAGATGATAAGTTTGACTATGTTGGAGCTTTAATTTTTGGATTAGCTATTTCACTTTTAACCTATGGTTTTACAATAATGCATACTTTACAGGGAGTAGGTTTACTAATATTATCAATATTATTGTTTCTGATTTTTGGAAAATGGCAGCTAAATATAAAGTTTCCACTATTTCCAGTTAAAATTTTGAAAAATAAAAAATTTACTTATTCAAGTATTGCTGCATTATTATGTTCTTTCTCAACATTTGTTGTTATTTATATTGTTGATTATCATTTACAATACATAAATAATGTTGATCCTCAAACCACTGGATTAATTTTAATGTTAGCTCCAATTTCAATGGCGATATCTACATTTTTTGCTGGAAGATTTTCTGATAGATTTAATCCTCAATTTATTGCAAGTTTTGGTTTAGGTATAGTTTTTATAGCTTTAATAATCCTTACTCTTTTAAATGAAACTACTCCTTTATCGGTTGTTATTTTAACTATTATTCTTGAAGGTATTGGTTATGGAATATTTATATCTCCAAATACAAATATTGTTGTAAGTTCTCTTCCAGATAAATTAGCCTCAATTGCATCAGCTACTGTTTCAACAACAAGAGTTATAGGAGAAACTTTAAGTTTAGGGATTTTGACTGTTATTTTTGCAGTTATAATGGGATCTCTTCAGATAATTCCTAAATATTATCCTTTGCTAATTGAAAGTTCACAAATTGTTTCTATTTTACTAGCTTTTGGTTGTTTGATAGGCATTATTTTTTCTTTGATTGGAGTTAAAGAATTTAAAGTTTTAAAAATTTAA
- a CDS encoding DUF11 domain-containing protein yields the protein MNRKLFNESFISKTLIFSLIFFILIISIATVSAASEIYVSPDGKDSNIGTNSSPKLTIKNAVNVATSGDNIKLKNGTYNLSGDYNIVLSKNLTFIGENAIIDAQRKSNMFKIQPGANVTFINITFINGLDYQGGSISNKGFLTVKNCVFKNNTANTASGGGAIHSNGTFLVENSTFINNYAGYSGGAIYNDGSDNSIIKDSNFINNSAYQHGGAMDNVYGSNITIINSSFINNSVVVSGGGALYLHDFDGDDIFIIINSTFVNNTAKRDGGAIYNLGNNTIIEGSEFINNTAEQRGGAIYNQNTNTTINNSAFINNTLINSPNYYGGSIYNSGLNLKINGSKFISNSMFDNLIAIYTTQPSFNITNNDFSYNEIILGLGFDNSNIDFNKQWINNSYKNNEIIMVIEGNRNNFNNGLFIGDSSSSSVNSINNSAAIVITGKWNNLTNINISNFTVAGIAFHQNSSYNTFKNGNIENIRDNISNFGIGIQIFGSGNNVTGSNIINNDIGFFGYTDSSVSNAINYNRILNNTNGSYNWGNWLDLNYNWWGQNNISGQLNDFGNNTDLKYWYVLQLSSLDFETIVNASKSYPHGTHVIMGYNFTLNDNSVANNPNLLPLFNVTVELINQTGVSYVIYSQSGDIRNSSYSSNPIIVYNNETIYMIYANSDNENVTLRIDGIPSVNITINKTANVTTPNNGDNITYTITVKNNGLDNATGVFVSDILDPRLIFISSDGNYTNSTGIWNIGTLSAGQTVTLTINVTINGTGFIPNYASVNSTENNTNPNTTVSYNITVPPYSDLILTKTANVTSAKIGDYIEYMITVRNNGPNEANLVKVYDWLDHRLIFISSSTDNGSYDNNTGIWDIGNISSDETVNLTIIVQANALGVVPNVANVTANTSIVPHPNITFNVTIYPVVNITINKTVNITVVNDGSYVQYIITVINYGPDNATEVVVYDLLDERLRFISSSDDSNYNYITGIWNIGNLTSGETRSLIIDVMVNGLGNITNFANVTSKENNTNPKTNDSVDIFSNPTVNVTVNKTVSHDTANIGDGLVYNLVVTNNGPSNATNVYVFDKLDPRLIFVEADGDGVYDENTGIWYLENLNSGESAILTIIVIVNGTGNIVNKANVTTFENNTPPDTNVNVTTKVDPLVNITINKSVNVTKVKNGEYIKYIITVINNGPDNATNVLVLDKLNSKLIYISDNSKDKYNPNTGLWNIGDLADGEVKSLIINAKVNGIGNISNFASVNSTEKNVNPKPKTNISIISKATFDVSISITAHPSIVKIGKKVYYTVKVSNDDVNKATGAKAKINIPKNLELLGYKAFEGIYNPKTGIWDIGSLEPGKSVVLRIVAKTMERGYVDFPVFVKINQAETNLSNNNADVEILVLENNKTKNNTDNKTQSTDKKSNIGYTKMKNTGIPVAILFILAVFYLFVNRKIE from the coding sequence ATGAACAGAAAGTTATTTAATGAAAGTTTTATTAGTAAAACTCTGATCTTTTCATTGATATTTTTTATATTGATTATATCAATAGCAACTGTTTCAGCTGCATCTGAAATTTATGTGAGTCCTGATGGTAAGGATTCAAATATTGGAACTAATTCTTCACCAAAACTCACGATTAAAAATGCAGTTAATGTTGCTACAAGTGGAGATAATATAAAATTGAAAAATGGAACATATAATCTCTCTGGTGATTATAATATAGTTTTATCTAAGAATTTAACTTTCATTGGTGAGAATGCAATAATTGATGCACAAAGAAAAAGTAATATGTTTAAAATACAACCTGGTGCTAATGTAACATTTATTAATATTACTTTTATCAATGGTTTAGATTATCAGGGAGGATCTATATCAAACAAAGGTTTTTTAACGGTTAAAAATTGTGTATTTAAAAATAATACTGCAAATACTGCAAGTGGTGGTGGTGCAATCCACAGTAATGGTACTTTTTTAGTTGAAAATTCCACGTTTATTAATAATTATGCTGGATATAGTGGAGGGGCGATATATAATGATGGAAGTGATAATTCGATTATTAAAGATTCAAACTTCATAAATAACAGTGCATATCAACATGGAGGGGCAATGGATAATGTTTATGGATCTAATATTACAATAATCAACTCCTCGTTTATAAATAATTCTGTTGTTGTTAGTGGTGGAGGTGCATTATACCTTCATGATTTTGATGGTGATGATATATTTATAATAATAAACTCTACTTTTGTAAACAACACAGCTAAAAGAGATGGAGGAGCAATTTATAATTTAGGTAATAATACTATTATTGAAGGATCAGAATTCATTAATAACACTGCAGAACAAAGAGGAGGGGCAATTTATAATCAAAATACTAATACTACCATTAATAATTCGGCTTTTATAAATAACACATTAATTAATTCACCTAATTACTATGGTGGTTCAATCTATAATAGTGGATTAAACTTAAAAATAAATGGATCTAAATTTATATCTAATTCTATGTTTGATAATTTAATAGCTATTTATACAACACAGCCTTCATTCAATATTACTAACAATGATTTTAGTTATAATGAAATTATTTTAGGATTAGGCTTTGATAATTCAAACATCGATTTTAATAAACAATGGATTAATAATAGCTATAAAAATAATGAAATAATAATGGTTATTGAAGGAAATAGAAATAATTTTAACAATGGTTTATTCATAGGAGATAGTTCTAGTAGTAGTGTTAATAGTATTAATAATAGTGCAGCTATAGTAATCACTGGAAAATGGAATAATTTGACTAATATTAATATATCTAATTTTACTGTTGCAGGAATAGCTTTTCATCAAAATTCTTCATATAATACTTTTAAAAATGGTAATATTGAAAATATAAGAGATAATATTTCTAATTTTGGTATTGGTATACAAATTTTTGGTAGTGGAAATAATGTCACAGGTTCTAATATTATCAATAATGATATTGGATTCTTTGGTTATACTGATTCTAGTGTTTCAAATGCTATAAATTATAATCGAATACTGAATAATACTAATGGATCTTATAATTGGGGTAACTGGCTTGATTTAAATTATAATTGGTGGGGTCAAAATAATATTTCTGGTCAATTAAATGATTTTGGGAATAACACTGATTTAAAATATTGGTATGTGCTTCAGTTATCTTCTCTTGATTTTGAAACAATTGTCAATGCAAGTAAATCTTATCCTCATGGAACTCATGTTATTATGGGATATAATTTTACACTTAATGATAATTCTGTAGCAAACAATCCAAACTTACTTCCATTATTTAATGTTACTGTTGAATTAATTAATCAAACTGGAGTTAGTTATGTTATTTACTCTCAAAGTGGAGATATTAGGAATTCTTCTTATTCTTCTAATCCAATAATTGTTTATAATAATGAAACAATTTATATGATTTATGCTAACTCTGACAATGAAAATGTTACTTTGAGAATCGATGGTATTCCTTCTGTTAATATAACTATAAATAAAACTGCAAATGTAACTACTCCTAATAATGGAGATAATATTACTTATACTATAACTGTCAAAAATAATGGTCTAGACAATGCTACTGGAGTTTTTGTAAGTGACATATTAGATCCAAGATTAATATTTATCTCTTCTGATGGTAATTATACTAATTCTACAGGTATATGGAATATTGGAACATTATCTGCTGGTCAAACTGTAACCTTAACTATTAATGTTACAATTAATGGTACTGGTTTTATTCCAAATTATGCTTCTGTTAATTCAACTGAGAACAATACAAACCCTAATACAACTGTAAGTTATAATATAACTGTACCTCCTTATTCTGACTTAATATTAACTAAAACTGCAAATGTTACATCTGCTAAAATTGGAGATTATATTGAATACATGATCACTGTTAGAAATAATGGTCCTAATGAAGCAAATCTTGTAAAAGTTTATGATTGGCTTGATCATAGGCTAATATTTATTAGTTCTTCAACTGATAATGGTAGTTATGATAATAATACTGGTATTTGGGATATTGGTAATATTTCATCTGATGAAACTGTAAATTTAACTATTATTGTTCAAGCTAATGCTTTAGGGGTTGTTCCAAATGTTGCAAATGTTACTGCCAATACTTCAATAGTTCCTCATCCTAATATAACGTTCAATGTCACTATATATCCTGTTGTAAATATAACTATTAATAAAACTGTAAATATCACAGTAGTTAATGATGGTAGCTATGTTCAATATATAATTACAGTTATAAATTATGGGCCTGATAATGCAACCGAAGTAGTTGTATATGATTTGTTAGATGAAAGATTGAGATTTATATCAAGTAGTGATGACAGTAACTATAATTATATTACAGGTATTTGGAATATTGGTAATCTAACTTCAGGAGAAACTCGTAGCTTGATAATTGATGTTATGGTAAATGGTTTAGGTAATATTACAAATTTTGCTAATGTCACATCTAAAGAGAACAATACTAATCCTAAAACTAATGATAGTGTAGATATCTTTTCAAATCCAACTGTCAATGTAACTGTAAATAAAACTGTAAGTCATGATACTGCAAATATTGGTGATGGGCTTGTATATAACCTTGTTGTTACCAACAATGGCCCAAGTAATGCCACAAATGTTTATGTATTTGATAAGCTAGATCCAAGATTAATTTTTGTTGAAGCTGATGGAGATGGGGTATATGATGAGAATACTGGAATTTGGTATTTGGAGAATCTAAATTCTGGAGAATCTGCAATATTGACAATAATCGTTATTGTAAATGGTACAGGAAATATTGTTAACAAAGCTAATGTAACTACATTTGAAAATAACACTCCTCCAGATACAAATGTTAATGTAACAACTAAAGTAGATCCGCTTGTTAATATAACTATTAATAAAAGTGTAAATGTCACTAAGGTTAAAAATGGTGAGTATATTAAATATATTATTACAGTTATAAATAATGGACCTGATAATGCAACAAATGTTTTAGTACTTGATAAATTAAACTCTAAACTAATTTATATATCGGATAATAGTAAAGATAAATATAATCCTAATACTGGTTTATGGAATATTGGTGATTTAGCTGATGGAGAAGTTAAATCCTTAATTATTAATGCAAAAGTCAATGGTATTGGAAATATTTCAAACTTTGCAAGTGTTAATTCAACAGAAAAGAATGTTAATCCTAAACCTAAAACCAATATATCTATTATATCTAAAGCCACTTTTGATGTTTCTATTAGTATTACTGCTCATCCTTCTATAGTTAAGATTGGTAAAAAAGTTTACTACACTGTTAAAGTATCTAATGATGATGTAAATAAAGCCACTGGAGCTAAAGCAAAGATAAATATTCCTAAAAATCTTGAACTTCTTGGTTACAAGGCATTTGAAGGAATTTATAATCCAAAAACTGGAATTTGGGATATTGGTTCATTAGAGCCTGGAAAATCTGTTGTTTTGAGAATCGTTGCTAAAACTATGGAAAGGGGATATGTCGATTTTCCAGTATTTGTTAAAATCAATCAAGCTGAAACTAA